The Nicotiana tomentosiformis chromosome 2, ASM39032v3, whole genome shotgun sequence genome includes the window CTTCATTGGTGATTTCCTTAATCATCTTCTTCCTCAAGACGCTCAGGTTATCATTAaactagtgtgtgtgtgtgtatcccccaaaaataaaagaataatacGATCATGAAATGAGCGTGTTagaccccaaaaaaaaaaaaattgagcaTGTTGCAGTATTTGATATTCTAAGATGGTGactggatattgatttatggaatCTTCTCCTGCATACAGTGTGTACAACAACATCCACCACCCAAGCAAATTGGCTGTGGGAGCAGACTTTCACTGTTTTAAGAATAAAATTGAGCCAAAGTGGGAGGATCCTGTCTGCGCCAGCGGAGGAAAGTGGACAATGAGCTTTTCGAGGGGTAAATCTGATACCTGCTGGCTGTATACGGTATGCCCATGATGCTATATCTGATTCTTAATCTTGTGTCCACTCTGGTTGTTGTTTTTTCCGCGGGGATGAAGTTTGTGCTCATATTTTCTGCCATGAATTAATTATAGCTGCTGGCTATGATTGGAGAGCAATTTGACTGTGGAGATGAAATTTGTGGAGCAGTTATTAATGTTCGAGTTAGACAAGAAAAAATAGCTTTGTGGACCAGGAATGCTGCTAATGAAACAGCTCAGGTAATATCTGTAAACAAAATGAATCTATGTATTTATTATTTTGAGGTTCATTATTTTGAAGGGTGAAGTTGAGAAACAGAAAAATATAGACATCTGGTAATTTTAAATTGAATTCTTGAAACTTTCTAAATGGTCTTTCATGGAAGTGTATAAACATCTGGAGATGC containing:
- the LOC104102368 gene encoding eukaryotic translation initiation factor 4E-1 isoform X2, with translation MVDELEKPASLEESKTNTREVEEGAEEVIESDDTMSSLGNPCKAMKHPLEHSWTFWFDNPSGKSKQAAWGSSIRPIYTFSTVEDFWSVYNNIHHPSKLAVGADFHCFKNKIEPKWEDPVCASGGKWTMSFSRGKSDTCWLYTLLAMIGEQFDCGDEICGAVINVRVRQEKIALWTRNAANETAQV